In one Rattus rattus isolate New Zealand chromosome 16, Rrattus_CSIRO_v1, whole genome shotgun sequence genomic region, the following are encoded:
- the Fzd10 gene encoding frizzled-10, with translation MQHPGPRLWLMLQVMMGSCAAISSMDLERPGDGKCQPVEIPMCKDIGYNTTRMPNLMGHENQREAAIQLHEFAPLVEYGCHGHLRFFLCSLYAPMCTEQVSTPIPACRVMCEQARLKCSPIMEQFKFRWPDSLDCSKLPNKNDPNYLCMEAPNNGSDEPSRGSGMFPPLFRPQRPHSAQEHPLKDGGPGRAGCDNPGKFHHVEKSESCAPLCTPGVDVYWSREDKRFAVVWLAIWSVLCFFSSAFTVLTFLIDPSRFRYPERPIIFLSMCYCVYSVGYIIRLFAGAESIACDRDSGQLYVIQEGLESTGCTLVFLVLYYFGMASSLWWVVLTLTWFLAAGRKWGHEAIEANSSYFHLAAWAIPAVKTILILVMRRVAGDELTGVCYVGSMDVNALTGFVLVPLACYLVIGTSFILSGFVALFHIRRVMKTGGENTDKLEKLMVRIGVFSLLYTVPATCVIACYFYERLNMDYWKMLATQHKCKMNNQTKTPDCLMTTSIPAVEVFMVKVSMLLVVGITSGVWVWTSKTLQSWQQVCSRGLKRKSRRKPASVVTSAGIYKKAQHPQKPHLGKYELPAQPSACV, from the coding sequence ATGCAACACCCGGGCCCACGCCTGTGGCTGATGCTGCAGGTGATGATGGGTTCGTGCGCGGCCATCAGCTCCATGGACTTAGAGCGCCCTGGAGACGGCAAGTGCCAGCCGGTGGAGATTCCCATGTGCAAGGACATCGGCTACAACACCACCCGCATGCCCAACCTGATGGGCCACGAGAACCAGCGGGAGGCGGCCATCCAACTGCATGAGTTCGCGCCGCTCGTGGAGTACGGCTGCCACGGCCACCTCCGCTTCTTCTTGTGCTCGCTGTACGCGCCCATGTGCACCGAGCAGGTCTCCACACCCATCCCTGCTTGCCGGGTCATGTGCGAGCAGGCCCGGCTCAAGTGCTCGCCGATCATGGAGCAGTTTAAATTCAGGTGGCCGGACTCCCTGGATTGCAGCAAGCTCCCCAACAAGAACGACCCCAACTACCTGTGCATGGAGGCACCCAACAACGGCTCCGATGAGCCCAGCCGTGGCTCTGGCATGTTCCCTCCGCTCTTCAGACCCCAGAGGCCCCACAGCGCGCAAGAGCACCCACTAAAGGACGGGGGTCCCGGGCGCGCAGGCTGTGACAACCCAGGCAAGTTCCACCACGTGGAGAAGAGCGAATCCTGCGCACCGCTCTGCACTCCGGGGGTGGATGTGTATTGGAGCCGCGAGGACAAGCGCTTCGCTGTGGTCTGGCTGGCCATCTGGTCCGTGCTGTGTTTCTTCTCCAGCGCCTTCACCGTGCTCACCTTCCTCATCGACCCATCACGCTTCAGGTACCCCGAACGTCCCATCATCTTTCTCTCCATGTGCTACTGCGTTTATTCGGTGGGCTATATCATCCGCCTCTTCGCGGGAGCGGAGAGCATTGCCTGCGACCGGGACAGTGGGCAGCTGTATGTTAtccaggaagggctggagagcaCGGGCTGTACCTTAGTCTTCTTGGTACTTTACTACTTCGGCATGGCCAGCTCTTTATGGTGGGTTGTTCTCACTCTCACTTGGTTCCTGGCTGCTGGCCGGAAGTGGGGCCATGAGGCCATTGAAGCCAACAGCAGCTACTTTCACCTGGCAGCCTGGGCCATCCCGGCTGTGAAGACCATCTTGATCCTGGTGATGCGCAGGGTGGCAGGGGATGAGCTCACTGGTGTGTGTTATGTGGGCAGCATGGATGTCAATGCTCTGACCGGCTTCGTGCTGGTCCCGCTGGCTTGCTACCTAGTCATCGGCACTTCCTTCATCCTGTCTGGCTTTGTGGCTTTATTCCACATCCGGAGGGTGATGAAAACAGGTGGGGAGAACACGGACAAGCTGGAGAAGCTCATGGTACGCATAGGGGTCTTCTCCCTCCTCTACACCGTGCCGGCCACCTGTGTGATTGCTTGTTACTTTTATGAACGCCTCAACATGGACTACTGGAAGATGCTGGCCACCCAGCACAAGTGTAAAATGAACAATCAGACCAAGACACCCGACTGCCTGATGACCACCTCCATCCCTGCCGTGGAGGTCTTCATGGTCAAAGTGTCCATGCTTCTGGTGGTGGGCATTACCAGTGGGGTGTGGGTCTGGACTTCCAAGACCCTGCAATCCTGGCAACAGGTATGCAGCCGGGGGCTAAAGAGAAAAAGCCGGAGGAAACCAGCCAGTGTGGTCACCAGTGCAGGGATCTACAAAAAAGCCCAGCACCCCCAAAAACCTCATCTTGGGAAGTATGAGCTTCCTGCCCAGCCTTCAGCCTGCGTGTGA